In Poecile atricapillus isolate bPoeAtr1 chromosome 16, bPoeAtr1.hap1, whole genome shotgun sequence, the DNA window TTTGTACATGAAAATCCTTTGCCTCTAAGATGAAACACAAAATCATTTACACAAAATCAAAAGAGACTGCAACCAGTGGAAACCACAGGTGCAGTTCTTGTTTTAATTGAGAAATGTTCCATTACAGGAAAATCCATTAGAGGAAACAGATTAATAAAGCTGTGTTCATTATTCTTTGTATAGCAGTGAGTGAAATCTTATTACAAGAtaacatggtttagtggtgacttggcagtgctgggttaatggttggacttggttgatgatcttagaggtctaTTCCAACATTAATGATTCTGAAACCATCATCTCTTAACATCTTGGACACAACAGCACTGAAGTGACAAATAGGTATAGAAATAAGTCTCCTGAGAGTAGctttaaaaaagggaaagaaaacactgcATTTATAAAATTTCCTGAAGTAGTAGTTTTGTACAGTGACAGGACAGAATATTTCTGAAGTAGTTTGTTTTGGAAAGATTACCTATCACAGATGCAAGTCATTAATTCAGTAAATTAATCCATTTTGTGGATTCTTTATGTAACAGTGGTTGAATAAAGTATTATGATTAATTAATGATTTTGCTTTATGAATAACTAGTTAACTATTTCTGTAAATCAATATACAATTTTTGAGTTCACAGGTCACTGCAGTCTTGTCTTTATTCACTGTTTTTTGACAACTGAAACTAGCAATGCAAAGTACTACACCTATGCTTATCTTTAAGTAGAATACTCTAGAAAACTAATTAATAAATACTTTGATGATTTTTCTTGGTAATAATTACTTAGCTCTTAGGACAGAGGATTTAACATCATCCTGTAGGTTGTTTACAATGAGCAGCAAAATTATGGTTTTTGTTGATTCTGTTtagattttcagctttttgcAAGTCAGGCAGCAGTGAGTTTCCAGCTATATAAATGTTGCAGCCATGAAATCAGGATCCCACTGGAATGCTTTCTCTATTTTCAGCAtctaaatgcttttaaaaatctgaatctGACTCTACTATCAGTGTTTAGGAGTGATACCAAGTTATTTCCCCTGAAAGCAATGGCACTAAGTATAGAACAAGATAAACTCCATGTGAACATGGTTGTAAAACCAGGCACACAGAGGTTAGCTAGGTTAGAGGTTAACACAGAGGTGAGTTAGAACATGtgactttttttaataatgtgaCATTTCTTACAATCAGGTGGCTGCTCTGCACAGACGCATTGAGGAGATGGTGGGAGTGGCTGCAATGTGTGGGGTCAACATTGTGTGTTTCCAGGAGGCTTGGAGTGAGTATTTTCTGTGGTTCCCTGTAGGCTGCCGAGTGCCTTCTATTTTAACAGGTGTCCTGTACTATATCTTGTAAGTAAACAGTAGAAATCTTCCAAGATACAGCAGTTGACTGTAGTGATTTGCTTCCTAAAGGGAAAACGAAGGAGTCTGAGGTAGCCAGACTGTTTGGAAGAGATATGAGGGGTCTGTTGTATTGAAGACTGCCATATGACATTTGGAGCTCCTTCATGGCATCCTTTATGatcctttcctctttttatttttctcctaaaactttggggaggttttctagacaggtattaaaattcaaaaatctgtttttaattaACATGGTCttagttgttattttttttttaatctgtattcATGCAAATAGCATGTATTTCTTGAGTGACATGAACATTTTTGTACACACACTGTGCCTTGCTTTGTTGTTTTCCAGCCATGCCCTTTGCTTTTTGTACAAGAGAGAAACTTCCTTGGACTGAATTTGCTGAGTCAGCCGAGGATGGGCCAACAACAAAATTCTGTCAAGAggtaaaaaaaccaaccaatcaaccaaccaagaaaaaaagaaaaaaaccactgacATCATTTGAAGGAAAAGGCAATACACCATTGAACTGGCAGGCAGAATTTGCTGTATTTCTCACTTGCATCTGTGTTATTTAACATTTCTAGTTAACACGCAATGCTGTCttaccttttcttttaattgacTGTTTTCAGCTGGCTGTGGTGTCTGTCATTCTGGGGTACTGCAGGCTGGTGTATAATAGAGGTACTCATGTTCACTTGTGCAGCTTGCAAAGAAGTACAATATGGTTGTGGTGTCTCCAATCCTGGAGCGAGATGAACTGCACGGTGGAATTCTGTGGAATACTGCAGTGATCATTTCTAATTCTGGAGCACTCCTTGGCAAAAGTAGGAAAAATCATATTCCAAGGGTTGGAGATTTCAATGAGGTAAGATGCAGTATTGTGACAATCAGGTTAGTCTTACCTTGCAGCTTTTGGTTGTGTCCGAGTCACAGTGGCAGGAAATGCAATGTGTTTCTAGAAAATGTGGTTCACTTACTGTCAAATCAATGTTTTTCTGAGATGAAGCGATAGTAAGTTAATTTCTCaaaaaggaataatttctgTGAGAGTGATgagaattaaaggaaaaaaaaataatactgaatCTTGTTAGGTGCTCTTCCTTGGCCCAGTGAAACTTCAACAGTATCAAATATCCTTTAAAAGAATTGTGTAAGTTACAGCTGTGTTATGTTTGTTGTGCATGATTGGCTTGGGTAGTTTTGTCATGTGTGCACATTGAACTTACTTTAATTTGCAGGGCAATTGTTTCATGGTTCAAGCATGAACATTACTTACAgcctttctctgtttctctgtgaGGTTGTCTTGGAAATGACAGTTCCTTTTGCTTGTGTTTATTCGAGCAGAATCCCTTAATTCATTGTGCCTCTGACTGAATAGCTGTTTTATGGCATCTTGTGTTTACTAATCACATTATTGCAGCTGAAGCCCCCAGCAGGTTTTGGGCCATCCTCCAGAATCAGAAACTCAACTGGAAGTAAAGGCAATGAGTGGTAAAGCTGAAATGTGTTTATCCTTCCATAGAATTATCACAAGCAGAAAGATCAGGATTAAAAATTAACTGAAGTCTAAAAATACATTGTCTTACCTAACTAAATCTCTCCTTGTCAGCTAAAGTGAGTAATTAATAGAGGCATTTCTTCTAAGCACAGGAGGCTGCTGTATACCTGCAGTTGCTTTTGTTCCTTGGCTGACTGCTCCAGTCATCAAACTGAGGCTTCAGAAcctaaaatgcttttttattaaTGCAAAAAGTTCTTTTGGGTCTCAAAACTTTGTGTTCAAAGGTCTCTGAAAGTTTTGACCTTGCTCCCAGACCTGATCAGGCTGGTTTGAGTTTCTCCAGAGGAGGCTGTAATAGAGTTCTACACAATGAATTTCTGGCACAGTCTGTCAGTCACTAGTCTTACCTTGTATTTTTAAcaattattttgatatttaatattattttatcagGTCTGTCCTTTAGCTAGCAAAAGTAGTAGCTAAGAAATTCATTAGTTACTTTccagattttttatttgttccttATGTAAtccaataaaaaataaattgctgttGCTTGTGCTAAAATATGATGTCTTTCAGTTTTCCTGACAATGTTTAGTGGAGAATCAACAGATTCCAAGAAACTCAGTGTTTCCAGCTATGAAACTGTAATGAGAGACacctaaaaaaagaaagtatttttacttTCTCATGTGAAGTATAAATAGAGTTTTGTTACGATTTTTGCACAGTTGCTAAAAGAAGTTAGTTCTTAGAATCCTAAATGCCAGAATTACTACAAAGCAATCTGTTTATAGTTTCCAAATATACTATAATGATTTGGCATTTCTTCTTGTATCTACCTTGTTACAGAATCAGGTAGTGTTTACCTAAGACAGCACTGTCTTCAGCTGGCTTTGTTAGCAATGCATTAAGTCCACTCTTCTGAGCTAAACAATTCTGATAAAGCAATTTCAGAAACCACCCAGGCTACAGGAAAGGATTATATTCATCATGTTGTTTTCTTTATCAACAAAGTTAAACCTCAAGGAAATACCgagtttgaaattatttctggtGGGTTGTCTCTGTAGGGCAGATGGGAAAGGAGCCTTGTTAAAATCATGCCCATTGAATCAGTAAGAACTAAATGGAAAGGGCAAAGAGATTGGTCTGTGGCCTATTCAGCCATGTGTGGGAGGCCGTATAAACAAAAATCAATCCTTCTTGAGACATCACAGTTTATTGCTGTGGAGAGGATTGTGACCTCTGGtgtgaaataaagaaataggaACTGATGAATTCCCTGAAGCAACAGcattcctgtttttcttctcctattgtaaggaaagaaataatattcATTCAGCAGAATTGTTTTGAAAAAGGCTTGTGTGAGCACCCACCATGTGGTCTGCTGTCTACAGATATGAATGGAGATCAAATCAGTGCCCAAGGGGCTGTGCAATTTCATGAGACCTGATAATAAATAAGAAACATGAGACAATTATTTTACTGGGCATACTGAACCTGTAGCCCTTGGTTTCAGAAAGTGACCCTCCTGTATCTGTCATGCCATTGGCACACTCTTAGAGGAGGCCCAGGTTTGTTCCCCAGCTGTACCTCAGGTGTTTCTACTTCCTTCAGGACCAATGGCAGTGGTGGTTACAAGGAGCAGATAATTTCAATAGAGAGGGGTCTGCTTTGCAGCACTTCCCTTCCCTGATGAGAGACATGTCCCGTTGGGCCAGGATGGTGGATTGTGTCCCTTGCTCTTCTGTCTCAGATCAGCACAAAGGACACTGTCAGGAATCAGCCTGGCCACTGCAGCTTCTCTACTCCCTTAAGATCCTCAGTGTTGTATGAGGAATGTTGGGTGGCATGTTTTGTCTCCTTATCTGTGCATCTTTATCACTGTCTTTCTCCCTGTCTGAATCTGGTGATGGTACTTTCAGAAAGTAGCATATTTTGGAAGTGCACTGCCTGCTGCATAAAAAAAGTTCCTTTGCTTGAAAGTAGTTATAAGAGTGTAATTTCAGTGAATGCacgttcctgctgctgccttggcaTTTCTGtattcatttttccttctgcctaAGAGATTTTGTAAATCTCATTGTATTGTCCTCAGCCTTCCATCTACagattaaaaagcatttttagttGGAAGTACTTCTTTGCACTTCTTTAAGAAGTCTGCTGttgtgggttttgttggttggttgggttttttgtttgttagttttttcttgtttgtttgtagTCTACTTACTACATGGAAGGAAATACAGGACACCCAGTGTTTCAGACACAGTTTGGGGCAATTGCTGTGAACATCTGTTATGGGCGCCACCACCCTCTGAACTGGCTCATGTATAGCATGAATGGAGCAGAGATCATCTTCAACCCTTCAGCCACTATTGGGACACTCAGGTAAAATACAAACTGATCTATGCCACTGCTCCCTTTCTGGATTAACTGAACCTCTGAGCCCCTCAGTGGGGCCTAAAATGCTCTTTGCTGAGGCCTTGCAAGTGCAGTCTCCTTGTTTTGTCTTACAAAGGAGCTGCATTCTCATCCACCAGGAATTTTGGGCTCTCGGTCTCCTCCCAGTAACTGATTGTCTTTCAGAACTTTATTGTGCATCAGCAGTCTCCTGTCTTTGAGACAGCATTAACCAGCATCCAGCTGGTGTTCTGAAAACTGAGagtttatttagatttttttatgtAATATTTTTGCTATATAATAGGTAATGATCATGTTCAGGCTTATTTTACCACCTTGCATTGTCCACCTAGGAGTGTGGTATGAAATTGCAGTTTTCAGCACCAAGCTGAGATACACGTTtctcagaaacattttttttaaactgctggCAATTTTATGATTATCATGGCTCTTGAACCAGACTGGACCAGTGTAAACTGTCCCTTGAGATTAATCTTCTGCAGATTAACATTAATTGCACCGTACTGACTTGATTTCCTGAAAGCTAGCTTTGGCTTCTTTGACAGAAAATGTGCAGTGTGAGACAGTGAATCTAGATTTAGCACTGAAATGTACAATTAATGAATACCTGCTGTCTCTTTGTGTGTTGCAGCGAGGCGCTGTGGCCAATCGAAGCCAGAAACGCTGCCATAGCCAATCACTGCTTCACGTGTCCCATCAACAGAGTAGGAACGGTTCGTATCTTCACTGTTCCATTCCGTCAttcaggggctggagcatgaGTTTGTTCAAGGCAGGGACTGATAGCACTAGAATGCTTGGGTTCCTCTGCTGTGTAACCACTGTACTAGGGTTTATGATGTGATTTGAAGATGGACAGTGATGAAGAGATTGAGAGCTGCCTCTGTTGCTGGCAGCCTACTTTTTGGTTGCAGCTGCTTCCTGTTCTTGAATCTCTGTAACAGGCACCCACCCTTTTCCTAACTCTCCCAGTTTCTCTGGTGAAATCAGTATTCTTTTAGCCAAAATGGCTGAAAATTTAATATATCCTAGAGTCAGCAGTACACTACTTGTGGCTGTTGTACAGATACTGCCTCTTTCTGGACTGTAAAATtctataattaaatttaatagtGCATGCAATAGGTCATTTTTACCTTCAAATTAGTCC includes these proteins:
- the UPB1 gene encoding beta-ureidopropionase, translating into MAGALESLESCLERHIPPGELAEVKRILYGGEARKLDLPTAALSAAQERDFELQGYGFEAASEQLRRPRIVRVGLIQNKIPLPTDTAVAVQVAALHRRIEEMVGVAAMCGVNIVCFQEAWTMPFAFCTREKLPWTEFAESAEDGPTTKFCQELAKKYNMVVVSPILERDELHGGILWNTAVIISNSGALLGKSRKNHIPRVGDFNESTYYMEGNTGHPVFQTQFGAIAVNICYGRHHPLNWLMYSMNGAEIIFNPSATIGTLSEALWPIEARNAAIANHCFTCPINRVGTEYYKNAFTSGDGGKAHHELGHFYGSSYVAAPDGSRTPGLSRTQDGLLVAEMDLNLCRQVSDKWNFKMTGRYEMYAEKLAEAIQPFFIPNIIKE